A DNA window from Desulfovibrio sp. contains the following coding sequences:
- the clpA gene encoding ATP-dependent Clp protease ATP-binding subunit ClpA, which produces MLSKNVQLVIRDALMEAHRRRHDLLTVEHVLFALTNSMKGRIILEGSGASVPVLREQLEEFFNKELEPVSLAEKHEVSQTDSVQRVLERALEHIRSSGRDAVELGDLLISIMDEEESYAHFYLRKQGVERLDVLTFISHGLDEGSGSRGVEAGAEAGDGEAKPDPLAQYTVELTARAKEGKIDPLVGRTAELDRAVEVLCRRRKNNPLFVGDPGVGKTALAEGLALRIVEGNVPEMFAKTKLYALDMGLLLAGTRYRGDFEGRLKAVVQKLKEQPDCILFIDEIHTIVGAGSTSGGSLDASNLLKPVLANGEIRCIGSTTYEEYRNHFEKDRALARRFQRIDLTEPTTEECLGILEGLEPRYAQYHHVRYSPAALKAMVDLTARHVRDRLLPDKAIDVLDETGAAVRLGRGVTPAGKPAKKSGKDAPLVSVADVERIVARMAGIPVRTVSGKERNKLATLEKDLKSLVFGQEKAIELTVRAILRARAGLGQEQRPAGAFLFYGPTGVGKTEVARSLAKLMGVEFLRYDMSEYMEKHSVSRLIGAPPGYVGFDQGGLMTEAVRKAPYSVVLLDEVEKAHPDIFNVLLQVMDYATLTDNTGRKTDFSHVILIMTSNAGAFEMSRPAMGFGGTAPQDAAHKGLKAVENTFSPEFRNRLDALVPFGSLTEPMMLRIVDKFVGEIRTSLEQRGVTLTLTETARKWLARKGFDPSMGARPLRRLLRTELEDRLAHELLFGSLKKGGSAKLTVKGEELALEHEGSAAKSRKPVPVDA; this is translated from the coding sequence ATGTTGAGTAAAAATGTTCAGTTGGTCATTCGGGACGCCCTCATGGAAGCCCACCGGCGACGGCATGATCTGTTGACTGTGGAGCATGTGCTCTTTGCGCTGACCAACAGCATGAAGGGGCGCATCATTCTTGAGGGCAGCGGGGCAAGCGTGCCTGTGCTGCGCGAGCAGCTTGAGGAATTTTTCAACAAGGAACTGGAACCCGTTTCCCTGGCGGAAAAGCACGAAGTCTCGCAGACGGACAGTGTACAGCGCGTGCTTGAACGCGCGCTGGAGCACATCCGCTCCTCCGGGCGCGATGCTGTGGAGCTTGGCGATCTGCTCATTTCCATCATGGATGAGGAGGAAAGCTACGCTCACTTCTATCTGCGCAAACAGGGCGTTGAACGGCTGGACGTGCTGACCTTCATTTCGCACGGGCTTGATGAAGGCTCTGGCTCGCGCGGCGTGGAAGCCGGGGCCGAAGCAGGAGACGGCGAAGCCAAGCCAGATCCTCTGGCCCAGTATACCGTTGAGCTTACGGCCCGCGCAAAAGAAGGCAAGATTGACCCCCTCGTGGGCCGCACAGCGGAACTTGACCGCGCGGTTGAGGTTCTGTGCCGCCGCCGCAAGAACAACCCCCTCTTTGTGGGCGACCCCGGCGTTGGCAAAACAGCCCTGGCCGAGGGCCTTGCCCTGCGCATTGTGGAAGGCAACGTGCCTGAAATGTTTGCCAAAACAAAGCTTTATGCCCTTGATATGGGCCTTTTGCTGGCTGGCACCCGCTACCGGGGCGACTTTGAAGGCCGTCTCAAGGCCGTGGTGCAAAAGCTCAAGGAGCAGCCCGACTGCATCCTGTTTATTGACGAAATCCACACTATCGTGGGGGCTGGTTCCACCTCTGGCGGCTCGCTTGACGCGTCCAACCTGCTCAAGCCCGTGCTCGCCAATGGCGAAATCCGCTGCATTGGTTCCACCACCTACGAGGAATACCGCAACCATTTTGAAAAAGACCGCGCGCTGGCCCGCCGGTTTCAGCGCATTGACCTTACCGAGCCGACCACGGAAGAATGCCTTGGTATTCTTGAAGGGCTTGAGCCGCGCTATGCGCAGTATCACCACGTGCGCTACAGCCCTGCGGCCCTCAAGGCCATGGTGGATCTTACCGCGCGGCATGTGCGCGACCGCCTGCTGCCCGACAAGGCCATTGACGTGCTGGACGAAACTGGCGCAGCCGTGCGCCTGGGCCGTGGCGTAACACCTGCCGGAAAGCCTGCCAAAAAGAGCGGCAAGGATGCCCCGCTGGTCAGCGTGGCCGATGTGGAGCGTATTGTGGCCCGCATGGCGGGCATACCCGTGCGCACTGTCTCTGGCAAGGAACGCAACAAGCTGGCAACGCTTGAAAAAGACCTCAAGAGTCTTGTGTTCGGGCAGGAAAAAGCCATAGAGCTGACCGTGCGTGCCATCTTGCGCGCCCGCGCCGGGCTTGGGCAGGAGCAGCGCCCCGCAGGTGCCTTCCTGTTCTACGGGCCAACGGGCGTGGGCAAAACGGAAGTGGCCCGCAGTCTTGCCAAGCTCATGGGCGTGGAATTTCTGCGCTACGACATGAGCGAATACATGGAAAAGCACTCTGTTTCGCGTCTCATTGGCGCGCCTCCGGGCTATGTGGGCTTTGATCAGGGCGGGCTCATGACAGAGGCCGTGCGTAAGGCCCCGTATTCCGTGGTGCTGCTGGACGAAGTGGAAAAAGCTCACCCGGATATCTTCAACGTGCTGCTCCAGGTAATGGATTACGCCACGCTGACGGACAATACCGGGCGCAAGACGGACTTTTCGCACGTTATCCTTATCATGACCTCCAATGCCGGGGCTTTTGAAATGTCGCGGCCCGCCATGGGTTTTGGCGGCACGGCCCCGCAGGATGCGGCGCACAAAGGCCTTAAGGCTGTGGAAAACACCTTCAGCCCTGAATTCCGCAACCGGCTGGACGCGCTTGTTCCCTTTGGCAGCCTCACAGAACCCATGATGTTGCGCATTGTGGACAAGTTTGTGGGCGAAATTCGCACCAGTCTTGAGCAGCGCGGCGTAACGCTTACACTCACGGAGACCGCCCGCAAGTGGCTGGCCCGCAAGGGTTTTGATCCCTCCATGGGGGCGCGGCCTCTGCGTCGTCTGCTGCGCACGGAGCTGGAAGACCGTCTGGCGCACGAACTGCTCTTTGGTTCGCTCAAAAAGGGCGGCAGCGCAAAGCTGACAGTCAAGGGCGAAGAACTGGCCCTTGAACATGAGGGCAGCGCGGCAAAAAGCCGCAAACCGGTGCCTGTAGACGCCTGA
- the clpS gene encoding ATP-dependent Clp protease adapter ClpS, translated as MSFIPDNQTSGDSRVIVEKKLKEPDRYRVLLHNDDYTSMEFVVSVLCGIFHKTAEEATAIMLAVHQRGVGQCGVYTLEVAEAKVRRVHNTARAAGYPLKCTMEKIH; from the coding sequence ATGTCTTTTATCCCCGACAATCAAACCAGCGGCGACAGCCGCGTAATCGTGGAAAAAAAACTTAAGGAACCGGATCGCTACCGGGTACTCCTGCACAATGACGACTATACAAGCATGGAGTTTGTGGTGTCGGTACTGTGCGGCATTTTCCACAAAACCGCCGAAGAAGCCACGGCCATCATGCTGGCGGTACACCAGCGCGGGGTAGGCCAGTGCGGCGTATACACCCTTGAAGTAGCTGAGGCCAAGGTTCGGCGTGTGCACAACACGGCGCGGGCGGCAGGGTATCCCCTTAAATGCACCATGGAAAAAATCCATTGA
- a CDS encoding class IV adenylate cyclase, whose translation MGLEIERKYLHVDLQTLRQALVDNGAHCLGAHFECNWVFDTVQGALVTGGKLLRLRSQEWQDKTRHLITLKLPAMEDGGFKVREERETEVADGAALRGILEGLGYTVAARYEKVREPWRMDTVEVELDALPFAQVVELEGRAQDIARVEKRLNLDNAEISIKSYHELHQEWLRQNNKPKQLSFVFDEAQRAHWRTVLGLTEKADVDADSSRQS comes from the coding sequence ATGGGACTTGAGATTGAACGCAAATATCTGCATGTGGATCTGCAAACCCTCCGTCAGGCGCTTGTGGACAACGGGGCGCACTGCCTTGGCGCGCATTTTGAGTGCAACTGGGTGTTTGACACTGTCCAGGGAGCGCTGGTCACTGGCGGCAAACTGCTGCGTTTGCGCAGTCAGGAATGGCAGGACAAAACGCGCCACCTGATCACGCTCAAGCTGCCCGCCATGGAAGACGGCGGCTTCAAGGTGCGCGAGGAGCGCGAAACGGAAGTTGCCGATGGCGCGGCCCTGCGGGGCATTCTGGAGGGTCTGGGCTATACGGTGGCGGCCCGGTACGAAAAAGTTCGCGAGCCATGGCGCATGGACACCGTGGAAGTGGAGCTGGACGCGCTGCCCTTTGCCCAGGTGGTTGAGCTGGAAGGCCGGGCGCAGGATATTGCAAGGGTCGAGAAGCGTCTGAACCTTGACAATGCCGAAATAAGCATCAAAAGTTATCATGAGCTGCATCAGGAATGGTTGCGGCAAAACAACAAGCCGAAACAGCTTTCCTTTGTGTTTGACGAAGCGCAGAGGGCGCACTGGCGCACAGTGCTGGGCCTGACCGAAAAGGCCGATGTCGACGCGGATTCATCGCGGCAGAGCTGA
- the radA gene encoding DNA repair protein RadA: MSKTREIYICSSCGSQTMQWRGQCPNCHEWNTLQAAVQPKSAPGGNRPRAATDSSSRPIALRDVEDAGHAPYGSGLKALDRVLGKGLVPGAAILVGGEPGIGKSTLLLQVAGLVAAQGRRVLYASGEESLPQIKGRAERLGMLDHNLMAIATSRVEDVLEAANAAPPALLVVDSVQTLTSLEADGLPGNVSQVRAVATTLLEACRRLSCTLILVGHVTKDGVLAGPRLLEHMVDTVISLEGDRRQMFRLLRVFKNRFGPNEELLVFRMEASGMQIVDDPSTFFLGQRDPSLSGTAVVMAVDGQRPLAVEVQALVSRTFLSIPRRAALGFDVARLHLLLAVLEKRLKLNFGQVDIYAKVGGGMKLSEPGLDLALVAAVLSSYYDVPLPEKSVLWGEVDLNGQVRPVSAQDLRLTQARRLGFDPIVHPAAEQGGISTIAALQQKLFHRK; encoded by the coding sequence ATGTCGAAAACACGTGAAATTTATATATGCTCTTCTTGTGGCTCACAAACCATGCAGTGGCGTGGGCAATGCCCCAACTGCCACGAGTGGAATACGCTTCAGGCGGCTGTGCAGCCCAAATCCGCCCCCGGCGGCAACAGGCCCCGGGCTGCCACCGATTCCTCCAGCCGCCCCATTGCCTTGCGGGATGTGGAAGATGCCGGACATGCGCCCTACGGCAGCGGCCTGAAAGCCCTTGACCGCGTTCTGGGCAAGGGCCTTGTGCCCGGTGCGGCAATACTGGTGGGCGGCGAGCCGGGCATCGGCAAATCAACCCTGCTGCTCCAGGTGGCGGGGCTTGTGGCGGCGCAGGGCAGGCGCGTGCTCTATGCCAGCGGGGAGGAATCCCTGCCGCAGATCAAGGGCCGGGCCGAGCGGCTTGGCATGCTGGATCATAATCTGATGGCCATCGCCACCTCCCGCGTGGAGGACGTGCTCGAAGCTGCCAATGCCGCGCCACCAGCCCTGCTGGTGGTGGATTCGGTGCAGACCCTCACAAGCCTTGAGGCCGATGGCCTGCCGGGCAACGTCAGTCAGGTGCGGGCTGTGGCAACAACCTTGCTCGAAGCCTGCCGCCGCCTGTCATGCACCCTGATTCTGGTGGGGCATGTGACCAAGGATGGCGTGCTGGCTGGCCCCCGCCTGCTGGAACACATGGTGGACACCGTTATTTCGCTTGAGGGCGACCGCCGCCAGATGTTCCGCCTGTTGCGCGTGTTCAAAAACCGTTTTGGCCCCAATGAGGAACTGCTGGTCTTTCGCATGGAAGCCTCGGGCATGCAGATTGTGGACGATCCATCCACGTTTTTTCTGGGTCAGCGCGATCCTTCGCTATCCGGCACTGCCGTGGTCATGGCCGTGGACGGGCAGCGCCCGCTGGCAGTGGAGGTGCAGGCCCTTGTTTCCCGCACATTTTTGAGCATCCCACGCCGCGCGGCCCTTGGCTTTGACGTGGCCCGCCTGCATCTGCTGCTGGCCGTGCTGGAAAAAAGGCTCAAACTCAACTTTGGTCAGGTGGATATTTACGCCAAGGTAGGCGGCGGCATGAAGCTGAGCGAGCCGGGGCTTGATCTGGCGCTGGTGGCTGCGGTGCTTTCGTCGTATTATGATGTTCCGCTGCCGGAAAAGAGCGTGCTATGGGGCGAGGTGGATCTCAACGGGCAGGTGCGGCCCGTATCCGCGCAGGATTTGCGCCTCACGCAGGCGCGGCGGTTGGGCTTTGACCCCATTGTGCACCCGGCTGCGGAGCAGGGCGGCATCAGCACCATAGCCGCCTTGCAGCAAAAACTGTTTCATCGCAAGTAA
- a CDS encoding sensor domain-containing diguanylate cyclase — protein sequence MADLKFDTIKKLTVLLATDSRIISALKGKGDFAECTRYLQSVGDTLRLHRAFLLDKNGVCVASNDAGMPKNLLGVNLADRDYFIRAMAGESSVQFVVGRVSTISGFHFAAPVSGPDGYLGVAVLKVDTDTLAQQLYLPTGFVTDKAGVVVLSDSPGNMLRVVPGESAALLAPAKSLLRYQRESLEPMYLRKVDVDGYDAWELSPGGPPYLCKTVRISKEGLSVYGFEGLGPLLADLAESFRMHLATTFIFFVLGFAVIIGTTVNLLRDRYLRKTLQKLNDTLRIQAQHDSLTGLLNRRMFDEMAEAWFAQSMRLGVPFSLVLFDIDHFKRLNDAFGHQAGDHVLREIARSVSTRLSRRGDRVFRIGGEEFAVLASASEERQIVSLMEKIRKTVEGMRLQHPDGADKVVTISLGGLLVRGCCNMSFDEAFKRADEALYSAKAQGRNRSVLAGSCSAEDGADCLVRPHS from the coding sequence ATGGCAGACCTTAAATTTGATACAATCAAAAAACTTACCGTACTTCTAGCTACAGATTCGCGCATTATTTCAGCTCTGAAGGGCAAGGGTGATTTTGCGGAATGCACCCGCTACCTGCAGAGCGTAGGTGACACGCTCCGTCTGCACCGTGCGTTTCTGCTTGATAAAAACGGCGTGTGCGTTGCTTCCAACGACGCCGGAATGCCCAAAAATCTCCTGGGCGTTAACCTTGCCGACCGTGATTATTTTATCCGCGCCATGGCCGGGGAAAGCTCGGTGCAGTTTGTTGTAGGGCGGGTTTCGACCATTTCCGGGTTCCACTTTGCTGCGCCGGTAAGCGGACCTGACGGCTACCTTGGCGTGGCTGTGCTCAAGGTTGATACGGACACGCTTGCGCAGCAGCTTTACCTGCCCACGGGTTTTGTTACGGACAAGGCGGGCGTGGTGGTGCTCTCCGATTCGCCGGGGAACATGCTGCGCGTCGTGCCTGGCGAGAGTGCCGCCTTGCTTGCCCCGGCCAAGAGTCTGCTCCGCTATCAGCGCGAAAGTCTTGAGCCCATGTATCTGCGCAAAGTGGATGTGGACGGCTACGATGCATGGGAGCTCAGCCCCGGTGGCCCGCCCTACTTGTGCAAGACTGTCCGCATAAGTAAGGAGGGCCTCAGTGTATACGGTTTTGAGGGCCTTGGCCCTCTGCTGGCCGACCTTGCGGAAAGCTTCCGCATGCACCTTGCTACCACGTTTATTTTTTTTGTGCTTGGCTTTGCTGTCATAATCGGTACCACAGTGAACCTGCTGCGCGACAGGTATTTGCGCAAAACCTTGCAAAAACTTAATGATACCTTGCGGATTCAGGCGCAGCACGATTCCCTGACCGGGCTGCTCAACCGCAGGATGTTTGATGAAATGGCCGAAGCATGGTTTGCTCAGAGCATGCGGCTTGGCGTGCCCTTTTCGCTGGTGCTGTTCGACATCGACCATTTCAAACGGCTGAATGATGCCTTTGGGCATCAGGCGGGCGACCATGTGCTGCGCGAAATCGCCAGAAGTGTGAGCACCCGTCTGTCCCGCCGGGGCGACAGGGTTTTTCGCATCGGTGGGGAGGAGTTTGCCGTGCTGGCCAGCGCGTCAGAGGAGCGGCAGATTGTTTCCCTCATGGAAAAGATCCGAAAGACTGTGGAGGGTATGCGCCTCCAGCATCCCGATGGGGCAGACAAGGTCGTAACCATCTCTTTGGGCGGCTTGCTGGTCCGTGGCTGTTGCAATATGTCGTTTGACGAAGCCTTCAAAAGGGCGGATGAAGCATTGTACAGCGCCAAGGCTCAGGGGCGCAACCGCAGTGTATTGGCAGGCAGTTGCAGCGCTGAGGATGGCGCGGACTGTTTGGTGCGTCCTCACTCCTGA
- the groES gene encoding co-chaperone GroES: MKLKPLNDRVLVKRLESEEKTAGGLFIPDTAKEKPSKGQVVAAGPGKAGENGERVALAVKAGDMVLFNKYAGTEVKLDGVDHLVMREEDILAIID; the protein is encoded by the coding sequence ATGAAGCTGAAGCCCCTTAACGACCGTGTGCTGGTCAAACGCCTTGAATCCGAAGAAAAGACCGCCGGTGGCCTGTTTATCCCTGATACGGCCAAGGAAAAGCCTTCCAAGGGTCAGGTTGTTGCTGCCGGTCCCGGCAAGGCTGGGGAAAATGGCGAACGCGTCGCTCTGGCTGTGAAAGCGGGCGACATGGTGCTGTTCAACAAGTATGCTGGCACCGAAGTCAAGCTGGACGGCGTTGATCACCTTGTGATGCGCGAAGAAGACATTCTCGC